AGCTTCCGTTTCATTTGGCATAACGAAAACACCGATGAAATAACCAATAACAACGGGAGCAACCGCTGTAACAATCATCAATACTAATGCAAGAATTCGTACAACAGTCGGATCGATATTAAAATACTTCCCAAGTCCGCCGCAAACTCCAGCGATTTTTCTATCATCAACTGTACGGTATAGTCGTTTCATAAGACCACTCCTTTCGCAATCACACCTAATTTGTCCTTTTCACTCATTTTTATCACGCGAACCGGCATAAAACATAATTTTACAAGTCTCTAGCTCTCCTTAAAATAGAGAGTTGGTGAATTTATACGAACAACACAGCTTCGATCCTGAAAAGAGTTGAATAATGAATCATTCGCTTTGGTCCACTCGCTTTCACCTCAAGGCACAAGTGCGACATCCTTTTCTGTCACATACTTTTTTTCATTCACCATAGGGCGAGATTTTCTGCCAGTTAATTTCTTACTGTAATTGACCCTGTTGTTGCTTCTGCTTCTATATACACAGATGCTGATTCCTCATCCCTATTTGATAAAAATGTCATCTTCTTACTTGCAATCTCTTTTTTCTCATCAATAACAGATACGTTTGGTAAGTCACAGTGAATGCCACCAACTGTCGTTTTTAGCTCACCTTCTGTTTTCACGTTTTCTGGAACCGTAAATGTCACACTTCCTGTCGTCGTCTTTAAGTACGCTCGACTATTACTTGGCTTAAGTAGCTTATAATTGATTGTGCCATTTAACGTTTCGGCATCAATATCACCTTTTGCTGCACTAATCGCAACCGTCCCGTTTACTGTTTTCGCATCACAATGTTCAGATTG
The Bacillus shivajii DNA segment above includes these coding regions:
- a CDS encoding PspC domain-containing protein, producing the protein MKRLYRTVDDRKIAGVCGGLGKYFNIDPTVVRILALVLMIVTAVAPVVIGYFIGVFVMPNETEAYD